The following proteins are co-located in the Tripterygium wilfordii isolate XIE 37 chromosome 2, ASM1340144v1, whole genome shotgun sequence genome:
- the LOC120016877 gene encoding transcription factor MYB62-like, producing the protein MRGGTRPSGTKRVSNCGEEESRELRRGPWTLEEDTMLSHYIAKHGEGRWNMLAKCAGLMRTGKSCRLRWLNYLKPDIKRGNLTPQEQLLILDLHSKWGNRWSKIAEHLPGRTDNEIKNYWRTRVQKQARQMNIESNSKRFFDAVRCFWVPRLLQKMEQTSTSSSSSSSLTTQNQMDISPSPNYPAAPMVQNPNLISSENSMPAVTSPNTTISADSMAIISQQPQIPENSKNPLSPSNNYSVHNNINPILDDNCYYVGNSNFDMEGFNGEYPISSDMGSFYNLPSQSQEGNWTSYDMTDTLWTNLDDIWQLRDLEEMGI; encoded by the exons ATGAGAGGTGGTACAAGGCCCAGCGGCACAAAGAGGGTAAGTAATTGTGGTGAAGAAGAAAGTCGAGAACTAAGAAGAGGGCCATGGACTCTTGAAGAAGACACAATGCTCTCTCACTATATTGCAAAACATGGGGAAGGTCGATGGAATATGTTAGCAAAATGTGCAG GACTGATGAGAACTGGAAAGAGTTGCAGATTGAGATGGTTGAATTACTTAAAACCCGATATCAAGCGCGGAAATCTAACTCCACAAGAACAGCTTTTGATCCTTGATCTCCATTCCAAATGGGGGAATAG GTGGTCAAAGATTGCCGAGCATTTGCCTGGAAGAACAGACAATGAAATCAAGAACTATTGGAGGACAAGAGTGCAAAAGCAGGCTCGCCAAATGAACATTGAGTCTAACAGCAAGAGGTTCTTTGATGCTGTCAGGTGCTTTTGGGTCCCAAGATTGCTTCAAAAGATGGAACAAacttcaacttcttcttcttcttcatcttctctgaCAACCCAAAACCAGATGGATATTTCTCCATCACCAAACTATCCAGCAGCCCCTAtggtccaaaatccaaatcttaTCAGCTCAGAAAATTCAATGCCTGCAGTGACTAGTCCAAATACCACTATTTCCGCAGATTCCATGGCAATAATCTCACAGCAGCCTCAAATTCCTGAAAACTCAAAAAACCCACTTTCACCAAGCAATAATTACAGTGTCCACAACAATATCAACCCAATTCTAGATGATAATTGTTACTATGTGGGTAACAGTAACTTTGACATGGAGGGCTTCAATGGGGAATATCCCATTTCATCTGATATGGGTAGTTTTTACAATTTACCGTCACAAAGCCAGGAAGGTAATTGGACAAGTTATGACATGACAGATACATTATGGACCAATTTGGATGACATATGGCAGCTCAGGGACTTAGAAGAGATGGGCATCTAG
- the LOC119980321 gene encoding universal stress protein A-like protein, whose product MAESEEKKRKVMLSIDESECSHYSVEWALDNLRDTLSNSHLVIYTVQSFADYAYIYASTHGVAAPELIRSIQENKKRDSQALLEKAKDICSKHGIPVETTIMEVGDPKDEICKAVEKLDIQLLILGSHGRGAIQRAFLGSVSNYCVHNAKCPVLVVRKQD is encoded by the exons atggcgGAGTcggaggagaagaagaggaaggtgatgctgtccatagatgaaaGCGAGTGCAGCCACTATTCTGTGGAGTGGGCTCTCGACAACTTACGCGATACGCTTTCCAATTCTCACCTTGTCATCTACACTGTACAATCCTTCGCTGATTACGCTTACATCTATGCTTCCACTCATGGTGTCGCCG CTCCAGAACTGATTCGATCTattcaagaaaataagaaaagggATTCCCAAGCACTCCTGGAGAAAGCTAAGGACATCTGTTCCAAGCATGGG ATTCCTGTAGAGACAACCATTATGGAAGTTGGGGATCCtaaagatgaaatatgtaaagCAGTTGAAAAGCTTGACATTCAGTTACTGATACTAGGTAGCCATGGTCGGGGAGCCATACAGAG GGCTTTCCTGGGAAGTGTGAGCAACTACTGTGTTCATAATGCCAAGTGTCCTGTTCTGGTTGTGAGGAAACAAGATTGA
- the LOC119980316 gene encoding endonuclease 2 — protein sequence MGACRFHIVVAILSLVFLLPGIHGWGADGHHTICKIAQSRLSEAAADAVKELLPAFAENDLASVCSWADQVRFHYHWSAPLHFINTPGVCNFDYNRDCKDEDGVKGRCVAAAINNYTTELLTYKQDSSKSDYNLTESLLFLSHFMGDIHQPLHCGYAADRGGNDIEIHWYTRKQNLHHVWDVNIIETAEERFYDSNVDEFADSIQKNITTGWADLVPKWETCSSNQITCPDVYASESIKAACDWSYKGVTEGSTLEDDYFLSRLPIVKLRLAQGGVRLAATLNRIFS from the exons ATGGGTGCCTGCAGATTTCACATAGTAGTGGCTATTCTCTCTCTTGTGTTCCTTCTACCAGGCATACATGGCTGGGGTGCTGATGGGCACCACACGATTTGCAAAATTGCGCAG TCTCGATTGAGTGAAGCTGCAGCAGATGCTGTGAAGGAACTGTTGCCAGCATTTGCAGAGAATGATTTAGCGAGTGTATGTTCATGGGCAGACCAAGTCAGATTTCATTATCACTGGTCTGCTCCTCTTCATTTCATTAATACTCCTGGAGTTTGCAACTTTGACTACAACA GGGATTGTAAAGATGAAGATGGGGTGAAGGGAAGGTGTGTAGCAGCAGCAATCAACAATTACACCACTGAGCTTCTTACCTACAAACAAGATTCCTCTAAATCTGACTATAATCTCACAGAATCACTCCTCTTCCTTTCTCATTTCATGGGAGACATCCATCAG CCATTGCATTGTGGGTATGCTGCAGATAGGGGAGGTAATGACATTGAAATCCATTGGTACACCAGGAAACAAAATCTTCACCAT GTATGGGATGTCAATATAATTGAAACAGCTGAAGAACGGTTCTATGACTCCAATGTGGATGAATTTGCGGATTCAATTCAGAAGAATATCACG ACTGGATGGGCTGATTTAGTTCCAAAGTGGGAGACCTGCAGTAGTAATCAGATTACTTGTCCAGATGT ATATGcatctgaaagcatcaaagcagcCTGTGATTGGTCATATAAAGGTGTGACTGAAGGATCAACATTGGAAG ATGACTACTTCCTTTCCCGGCTACCGATAGTCAAGTTGCGATTGGCGCAAGGCGGGGTCCGATTGGCAGCAACTCTCAACCGTATCTTCAGTTGA